One genomic region from Equus asinus isolate D_3611 breed Donkey chromosome 10, EquAss-T2T_v2, whole genome shotgun sequence encodes:
- the LOC106830838 gene encoding olfactory receptor 1N1 gives MENQSSISEFFLRGISESPEQQQLFYGIFLCMYLVTLTGNVLIILAIGSDPHLHMPMYFFLANLSFVDIGLTSSTVTKMLVNVQTQQHTISYAGCLTQMYFFLMFGDLDSFFLAVMAYDRYVAICHPLHYSIVMSPRVCAMLLALCWVLTHTVALTHTLLMARLSFCFVGEITHFFCDITPVLRLSCSDTHINELMLFALGGTVLIIPFICIVISYIHIVSAILRVRTPGGGGKAFSTCSSHLCVVCMFCGTLFSAYLCPPSLASEKKDIVAAAVYTVVTPMLNPFIYSLRNKDMKGAIKRLLSRRKIFSS, from the coding sequence ATGGAAAACCAATCTAGCATCTCTGAATTTTTCCTCCGAGGAATATCTGAGTCACCAGAGCAACAGCAGTTATTCTATGGAATTTTCTTGTGCATGTATCTTGTCACCTTGACTGGGAATGTGCTCATCATTCTGGCCATTGGCTCTGACCCGCATCTCCACATGCCCATGTATTTCTTTTTGGCCAACCTATCTTTTGTTGATATAGGTTTAACATCGTCTACAGTTACCAAGATGCTTGTAAATGTACAAACTCAGCAGCATACCATTTCCTATGCTGGTTGCCTCACGCAAATGTATTTCTTTCTGATGTTTGGTGACCTGGACAGCTTCTTCCTAGCTGtaatggcctatgaccgctatgtggccatttgCCACCCTCTCCACTACTCCATAGTCATGAGCCCCCGAGTCTGTGCCATGCTGCTGGCATTGTGCTGGGTCCTCACTCACACTGTTGCCCTGACTCACACCCTCCTCATGGCTCGGCTGTCCTTCTGTTTTGTTGGGGAAATCACTCATTTTTTCTGTGACATAACTCCTGTCCTGAGGCTGTCATGTTCTGACACTCACATCAACGAGTTGATGCTTTTTGCATTAGGAGGCACAGTACTCATCATTCCCTTTATATGCATTGTCATCTCCTACATCCACATTGTATCAGCCATTCTGAGGGTCCGAACCCCTGGTGGGGGAGGCAAGGCTTTTTCCACTTGCAGTTCCCATCTCTGTGTTGTCTGTATGTTCTGTGGGACCCTCTTCAGTGCCTATCTGTGCCCTCCCTCTCTTGCCTCTGAAAAGAAGGACATTGTTGCAGCTGCTGTGTACACAGTGGTGACCCCCATGTTGAATCCATTTATCTATAGCCTAAGGAACAAGGACATGAAGGGGGCCATTAAGAGGCTCCTCAGTCGCaggaaaattttttcctcttag